In a single window of the Rhodoferax saidenbachensis genome:
- a CDS encoding acyl-CoA dehydrogenase C-terminal domain-containing protein, giving the protein MPTYTPPLRDMQFVMHEVLKVVDELKQIPKHAEIDADTINAVLEEGGKFASEVIFPLNISGDAEGCTLDPKTHAVTTPKGFKEAYKTYVEGGWAALGCDPEFGGQGLPLVVNGMFYEMLNSANQAWTMYPGLTHGAYHALHTHGTPEQQQTYLHKMTSGEWTGTMCLTEPHCGTDLGLMRTKAEPQADGTYKITGNKIFISAGEHDMADNIIHLVLARLPDAPPGIKGVSLFIVPKFNVNKDGSLGSRNGIYCGGLEHKMGIKSNATAQIVMEDAIGTMVGQPNKGMQGMFVMMNSARLGVGNQSLGLTEVAFQNALAYAKDRIQMRSLTGPKAKDKPADPIIVHPDVRKMLLTAKAYAEGGRMLQAFCAMLLEKEHGHPDEKVRKDSGELVAMLTPIAKAFLTDNGHVATNACMQVFGGHGFIKEWGMEQFVRDNRINLIYEGTNTIQSLDLLGRKILGNNGATLKKFGKLIGKLVEEEGTNEKMSEFITPIAVLGEQMTKFTTEIGFKGFQNPDEVGAAAVDYLRVAGHLVFGYFFARMAQVALREIASGNADPFYLAKLQTARFYFAKLFPETATLMRTARAGSKVLMDTDAVFA; this is encoded by the coding sequence ATGCCCACTTACACCCCCCCACTGCGTGACATGCAGTTTGTGATGCACGAAGTGCTCAAAGTTGTTGATGAACTCAAGCAGATCCCCAAGCATGCGGAAATTGATGCCGACACCATCAACGCGGTGCTGGAAGAAGGCGGCAAGTTCGCCTCGGAAGTCATTTTCCCGCTGAATATTTCGGGCGACGCTGAAGGCTGCACGCTGGACCCCAAAACCCACGCGGTGACCACGCCCAAGGGTTTCAAGGAAGCCTACAAGACCTATGTCGAGGGCGGTTGGGCGGCTCTGGGTTGCGACCCCGAGTTCGGCGGCCAGGGCCTGCCTCTGGTGGTCAACGGCATGTTCTACGAAATGCTGAACAGTGCCAACCAGGCCTGGACCATGTACCCCGGCCTGACGCACGGCGCCTACCACGCACTGCATACGCACGGCACGCCCGAGCAACAACAGACCTATCTGCACAAGATGACCAGTGGCGAATGGACCGGCACCATGTGCCTGACCGAACCCCATTGCGGTACCGACCTGGGCCTGATGCGCACCAAGGCCGAACCGCAGGCCGACGGCACCTACAAGATCACAGGCAACAAGATCTTCATCAGCGCCGGCGAACACGATATGGCCGATAACATCATCCACCTGGTATTGGCCCGCTTGCCCGATGCGCCTCCCGGCATCAAGGGTGTGAGCCTGTTCATCGTGCCCAAGTTCAACGTGAACAAGGACGGTAGCCTGGGTTCGCGCAATGGCATCTACTGCGGCGGCCTGGAGCACAAGATGGGCATCAAGTCCAATGCCACTGCCCAGATCGTCATGGAAGACGCCATTGGCACCATGGTCGGCCAACCCAACAAGGGTATGCAGGGCATGTTCGTGATGATGAACTCCGCCCGATTGGGTGTGGGTAACCAGTCGCTGGGCCTGACCGAAGTGGCGTTCCAGAACGCGTTGGCCTATGCCAAAGACCGTATCCAGATGCGCTCGCTGACCGGCCCCAAGGCCAAGGACAAGCCGGCCGATCCGATCATCGTGCACCCCGATGTGCGCAAGATGCTTCTGACTGCCAAGGCCTACGCCGAAGGCGGCCGCATGCTGCAGGCTTTCTGCGCGATGCTGCTGGAAAAAGAACACGGCCACCCCGACGAAAAGGTGCGCAAGGATTCCGGCGAGTTGGTCGCCATGCTGACGCCTATCGCGAAGGCCTTCCTGACCGACAACGGCCACGTTGCCACCAACGCCTGCATGCAAGTGTTCGGCGGCCACGGTTTCATCAAGGAATGGGGCATGGAGCAGTTTGTGCGCGACAACCGCATCAACCTGATCTACGAAGGCACCAACACCATCCAGTCGCTGGACCTGCTGGGCCGCAAGATCCTGGGCAATAACGGCGCCACACTGAAGAAATTTGGCAAGCTGATTGGCAAGCTGGTGGAAGAAGAAGGTACCAACGAAAAAATGTCCGAGTTCATTACGCCCATCGCGGTGCTGGGTGAACAGATGACCAAGTTCACGACCGAGATCGGTTTCAAGGGCTTCCAGAACCCCGACGAAGTGGGCGCTGCTGCGGTGGACTACCTGCGCGTGGCGGGCCACCTGGTATTCGGTTATTTCTTTGCCCGCATGGCGCAAGTCGCACTGCGCGAAATCGCCTCTGGTAATGCGGACCCGTTCTATCTGGCCAAGCTGCAGACCGCGCGTTTTTACTTTGCCAAGTTGTTCCCGGAAACGGCTACATTGATGCGTACCGCACGTGCCGGCAGCAAAGTGCTGATGGATACCGACGCGGTATTCGCCTGA
- a CDS encoding acyl-CoA thioesterase, with product MNMHVFDEAIALQAQDDGSFTGQTHAGYANMVGPFGGTTAAQMLQAVLQHPERLGDPVSLTVNFCAAVADGAFTLQARPARTNRSTQHWTIELLQDDLVVMTATALTAVRRETWSTDELTMPAAKPPQDTPLPEQHTAPMAFVQRYELRVVGGGFPTEWNGGDSGTSLTQLWLRDNPPRPLDFASLASMSDIFFPRIIVRRASPTPVGTVSMTIYFHADSAALARTGTGYLLGQARGQAFHNGFFDQTAQLWNEAGELLVTTHQIVYYKS from the coding sequence ATGAACATGCATGTATTTGACGAAGCCATCGCGCTGCAGGCGCAGGACGATGGCAGCTTTACAGGCCAGACCCATGCGGGGTATGCCAATATGGTCGGGCCGTTTGGCGGCACCACGGCGGCGCAGATGTTGCAGGCCGTGCTGCAACACCCGGAGCGTCTGGGCGACCCGGTCTCGCTTACCGTGAATTTCTGCGCTGCGGTGGCTGACGGTGCTTTCACGCTGCAGGCCCGCCCTGCGCGCACCAATCGATCCACCCAGCACTGGACCATCGAGCTGCTGCAGGACGACTTGGTCGTCATGACGGCCACGGCACTCACCGCAGTGCGTCGCGAGACATGGAGCACCGACGAGCTGACCATGCCCGCCGCCAAGCCACCGCAAGACACGCCCTTGCCAGAGCAACACACGGCGCCCATGGCCTTTGTGCAGCGCTACGAACTGCGTGTGGTGGGCGGCGGTTTTCCCACGGAATGGAATGGTGGCGACAGCGGCACTAGCCTGACCCAGCTCTGGCTGCGCGACAACCCGCCGCGCCCGCTGGACTTCGCCTCGCTGGCGTCCATGTCCGACATTTTTTTTCCGCGCATCATCGTGCGCCGCGCCAGTCCCACGCCCGTGGGCACGGTGAGTATGACCATCTACTTCCACGCCGACAGCGCCGCGTTGGCGCGCACCGGCACCGGGTATCTGCTGGGCCAGGCACGCGGCCAGGCGTTTCACAACGGATTCTTTGACCAGACCGCCCAGCTCTGGAACGAGGCCGGTGAACTCTTGGTCACCACCCACCAGATCGTTTATTACAAGTCGTGA
- a CDS encoding TetR/AcrR family transcriptional regulator: MALAPYSAKRVRPAATTAGTRAPVRKPSGRALQKGQQTKQAIIDAALGLATQIGVEGLSIGALAEVMSMSKSGVFAHFGSREELQISVIREYHERFEQDVFYPALREPRGLPRLRALFANWMTRTSTEIDSGCIYISGAIEFDDRPGPVRDALAMSVQTWLAAMNRAVVLAKQCGHLQTDADENQIAFEIHALILGLHYEARFLKNPGSIERANRGFDNVLARFGAL; the protein is encoded by the coding sequence ATGGCCCTGGCCCCCTATTCTGCAAAGCGTGTTCGCCCCGCCGCCACAACGGCTGGCACCCGGGCGCCTGTGCGCAAACCGTCGGGACGCGCCCTGCAAAAGGGGCAGCAAACCAAACAGGCCATCATTGACGCTGCTTTGGGCTTGGCCACCCAGATTGGTGTGGAAGGCCTGAGCATCGGCGCCCTGGCCGAAGTCATGAGCATGAGCAAGTCGGGTGTGTTTGCCCACTTTGGCTCCCGCGAAGAACTGCAAATTTCCGTCATCCGTGAGTACCACGAACGTTTCGAGCAGGACGTGTTCTACCCCGCCCTGCGCGAGCCACGCGGCCTGCCGCGCCTGCGTGCGCTGTTTGCCAACTGGATGACACGTACGTCCACCGAAATTGATTCGGGCTGCATCTATATCAGTGGTGCCATCGAGTTTGATGACCGCCCCGGCCCGGTGCGTGATGCGCTGGCCATGTCGGTACAAACCTGGCTGGCTGCCATGAACCGCGCAGTGGTGCTGGCCAAACAATGCGGCCATTTGCAGACAGACGCCGACGAGAACCAGATTGCCTTTGAAATCCACGCGCTGATTCTGGGCCTGCACTACGAAGCCCGTTTTTTGAAAAACCCCGGCTCGATTGAACGTGCCAACCGCGGTTTTGACAATGTTCTTGCGCGTTTCGGCGCCCTCTAG
- a CDS encoding DUF2147 domain-containing protein, giving the protein MFRTAIAIALGFSSVAAMAQMTPVGLWRTIDDKDGSPKSEIRIVDNGGVVSGKIEKILDPKAKPDEKCDECKDDRKGQPTLGLELIRGLKKTEGKDIWEGGTIVEPSTGKVYKMTMTPIEGGKKIEMRGYIGFFYRTQTWIRVQ; this is encoded by the coding sequence ATGTTCCGTACAGCCATTGCAATTGCCCTGGGTTTTTCTTCTGTCGCCGCCATGGCGCAGATGACGCCCGTGGGCCTGTGGAGAACCATTGACGACAAGGACGGTTCGCCCAAGTCGGAAATCCGCATCGTCGATAACGGTGGTGTGGTGTCCGGCAAGATCGAGAAAATTCTCGATCCCAAGGCCAAACCCGATGAAAAGTGCGACGAGTGCAAGGATGACCGCAAGGGCCAGCCCACACTGGGTCTGGAACTCATCCGCGGCCTGAAGAAGACCGAAGGCAAAGACATCTGGGAGGGCGGAACGATCGTCGAGCCCAGTACCGGCAAGGTCTACAAGATGACCATGACCCCCATCGAAGGTGGCAAAAAGATCGAGATGCGTGGCTACATCGGCTTCTTCTACCGAACCCAAACCTGGATTCGCGTCCAGTAA
- a CDS encoding sensor histidine kinase, with protein sequence MISGLRQRLLLLLLVPLFLLSALNTWFDFRSADSAAFQQDRQLLQLVPLLADSVVGRGVQAGSPPVLLIAPPVEDFLHERPGMSAFAVVDIQGRVMVGNAWLTGLPPTTYEPEFASEEFDGVTYRIISQRVKTVAGEMVMRLADGSDPRQQWLRMLWFKALLPNVVLVIAAVFAVNWAVYRALRPLLELKNDVERRSPRDLSALDPSASPDEVRPLVLSLNRLFSLVDAQAESQRRFVADAAHQLRTPLAGLQSQIEAWAQAAEVEKNKQNSALVGTQVAPAAITLGADQILKLRQAVRRTSQLANQLLALSRADARSAHTQAMQRVDLKQLCEVMLESHLDQASNKGLDLGLDAASVHVAGHEWLLRELLGNLVDNAIQYTPPGGHVTLRCGRKHMQGQGPLQAFLEVEDDGPGVPPGEWARMLERFYRVPGTVGEGNGLGLAIAEEIARVHQSRLQVEEGTGGRGLRVSLWLPA encoded by the coding sequence ATGATCTCCGGCCTGCGGCAACGCCTGCTGTTGCTGCTGTTGGTGCCGCTGTTTCTGCTGTCGGCCCTCAATACCTGGTTTGATTTCCGCTCGGCCGACAGTGCCGCATTTCAGCAAGATCGCCAACTACTGCAACTGGTCCCGCTTCTGGCGGACTCTGTCGTGGGGCGCGGAGTCCAGGCGGGCAGTCCGCCCGTACTCCTGATCGCGCCACCGGTAGAAGATTTTCTGCACGAACGCCCCGGTATGTCTGCGTTTGCGGTGGTGGATATACAGGGCCGCGTCATGGTGGGGAACGCTTGGCTCACCGGCCTGCCTCCTACCACGTACGAGCCAGAGTTCGCCAGCGAAGAGTTTGACGGTGTCACCTACCGCATCATCAGCCAGCGCGTCAAAACCGTGGCTGGTGAGATGGTGATGCGCCTGGCCGATGGTTCCGATCCGCGCCAGCAGTGGCTGCGCATGTTGTGGTTCAAGGCCCTGTTGCCCAATGTGGTGCTGGTGATTGCCGCTGTCTTTGCTGTCAACTGGGCCGTCTACCGGGCGTTGCGACCTTTGCTGGAGCTCAAGAATGATGTGGAGCGCCGCTCGCCACGCGACCTCTCCGCACTCGACCCCAGCGCTTCGCCCGATGAGGTGCGGCCCCTGGTGCTCTCGCTCAACCGCCTGTTCAGCCTCGTCGATGCCCAGGCGGAGAGTCAGCGGCGTTTTGTGGCCGATGCAGCCCACCAGTTGCGGACACCGCTGGCGGGCCTGCAGTCCCAAATCGAGGCCTGGGCGCAGGCGGCCGAGGTCGAAAAAAATAAACAAAATAGTGCTCTGGTCGGCACACAGGTTGCGCCAGCAGCTATCACTTTAGGAGCGGATCAGATCCTCAAGCTGCGCCAGGCCGTACGCCGTACGTCCCAGTTGGCCAACCAGCTGCTGGCCCTGTCCCGCGCTGACGCGCGCAGTGCCCACACCCAGGCCATGCAGCGGGTGGACCTGAAGCAACTTTGCGAAGTCATGCTCGAGAGCCATTTGGACCAGGCCAGCAACAAAGGTCTGGACTTGGGGCTGGACGCGGCCTCGGTGCATGTTGCCGGGCATGAATGGCTGCTGCGAGAGCTGCTGGGCAACCTGGTTGACAACGCCATCCAGTACACCCCGCCTGGCGGTCACGTCACCTTGCGTTGTGGCCGCAAACACATGCAGGGCCAAGGGCCGCTGCAGGCCTTTCTGGAAGTGGAAGACGACGGGCCAGGCGTGCCCCCAGGGGAGTGGGCGCGCATGCTGGAGCGCTTCTACCGCGTGCCCGGTACGGTGGGCGAGGGCAATGGCCTGGGTCTGGCGATTGCGGAAGAAATAGCACGCGTGCACCAAAGCCGCTTGCAGGTGGAGGAGGGCACGGGCGGGCGCGGCCTGCGTGTATCTTTGTGGTTACCTGCCTAG
- a CDS encoding acetyl-CoA C-acyltransferase, which translates to MKQVQEAYIVAATRTPIGRSGRGYFRNTRPDELLVAALKSAMLQVPTLDPKAIEDAIIGCSFPEGEQGMNMARIAVGLAFDHPVGGITVNRFCASGISAIQMAADRIRVGEADVLIAGGAESMSMVPMGGNKPSFNPAIFERDENIGIAYGMGLTAEKVAQQWKVSREMQDAFALESHLRAIKAQQAGEFSSEITPIDVIERTPNLATGEVTTKTRTVSLDEGPRPDTSLEGLAKLKPVFAARGSVTAGNSSQTSDGAGALILASEKAVKQFGLTPLARFVSFAARGVPPEIMGIGPIEAIPAALRYAGLQHSDIDWFELNEAFAAQSLAVINTLGLDASKVNPMGGAIALGHPLGATGAIRAATVIHALRRNNLKYGMVTMCVGTGQGAAGIFERV; encoded by the coding sequence ATGAAACAAGTTCAAGAAGCCTATATCGTTGCGGCGACACGCACGCCCATCGGGCGTTCCGGTCGCGGTTATTTCCGCAACACCCGTCCCGACGAGCTGCTGGTTGCCGCGCTGAAGAGCGCGATGCTGCAAGTGCCCACGCTGGACCCCAAGGCCATCGAAGATGCGATCATTGGCTGCTCCTTCCCCGAAGGCGAGCAGGGCATGAACATGGCCCGTATCGCGGTCGGTCTGGCGTTTGACCATCCCGTCGGCGGCATCACCGTCAACCGCTTCTGCGCATCCGGCATCTCCGCCATCCAGATGGCTGCCGACCGCATCCGTGTGGGCGAAGCCGATGTGCTGATCGCTGGCGGCGCCGAGTCGATGAGCATGGTGCCCATGGGCGGCAACAAGCCTTCGTTCAATCCTGCAATCTTCGAGCGCGACGAAAACATCGGCATCGCCTACGGCATGGGCTTGACCGCTGAGAAGGTGGCGCAGCAGTGGAAAGTCTCTCGTGAAATGCAGGATGCCTTTGCGTTGGAATCGCACCTGCGTGCCATCAAGGCCCAGCAGGCTGGTGAGTTCAGCAGCGAAATCACGCCCATCGACGTGATCGAGCGCACGCCGAACCTTGCCACTGGCGAAGTCACCACCAAGACCCGTACCGTGAGCCTGGATGAAGGCCCACGCCCTGACACCTCGCTCGAAGGCCTGGCCAAGCTCAAGCCCGTGTTCGCTGCCCGTGGCAGCGTTACCGCTGGCAACAGCTCGCAAACCAGTGACGGCGCAGGTGCGCTGATTCTGGCCAGTGAGAAGGCAGTCAAGCAGTTTGGCCTGACACCGCTGGCGCGCTTTGTGTCGTTCGCCGCGCGCGGTGTGCCGCCCGAGATCATGGGCATCGGCCCGATCGAAGCGATTCCTGCAGCCCTGCGTTATGCAGGTCTGCAACACAGCGATATCGACTGGTTCGAGCTGAACGAAGCTTTCGCCGCCCAGTCACTCGCCGTCATCAACACGCTGGGCCTGGACGCCTCCAAGGTCAACCCCATGGGCGGCGCCATTGCGCTGGGCCACCCGCTGGGCGCTACCGGTGCCATCCGCGCCGCCACCGTCATCCACGCGCTGCGCCGCAACAACCTGAAGTACGGCATGGTCACGATGTGCGTGGGCACGGGACAAGGCGCTGCCGGTATCTTCGAACGCGTCTAA
- a CDS encoding alpha/beta fold hydrolase: protein MQVTSITTADGAQLAVRVYEDSAKPAQSSLVIGGAMGVRQDYYAAFAQWLAAQGWRVTTFDYRGSGDSLPNTAHGGLRGFKADLYDWTRDYETVVHQAHAALPQAPLYLMGHSLGAQLPGLMRDTSKISGLLSVAAGSGYWRENAPQLKRIVPYFWFLLVPLATKLCGYFPGRRLKKVGDLPKGVILQWRRWCLNPRYSVGVEGESARQSYANVQFPVLALSITDDELMTLRGTHSLVNLYANAPREVLSIAPADVAARRLGHFGPFRPEQASQLWPRLNQWLGGLSARTATA from the coding sequence ATGCAAGTCACCAGCATCACCACCGCAGACGGCGCGCAGTTGGCCGTGCGTGTTTATGAAGACTCCGCCAAGCCCGCGCAAAGCAGCTTGGTCATCGGCGGTGCGATGGGCGTGCGTCAGGACTACTACGCGGCCTTCGCGCAGTGGCTGGCCGCCCAGGGCTGGCGCGTCACCACGTTTGATTACCGCGGCTCGGGTGACTCGTTACCCAATACCGCACACGGCGGCTTGCGTGGCTTCAAGGCCGACCTGTACGACTGGACACGTGACTACGAAACCGTAGTCCACCAGGCCCATGCGGCCTTGCCTCAGGCGCCGCTGTACCTGATGGGCCACAGCCTGGGGGCGCAACTGCCAGGCCTGATGCGCGACACCAGCAAGATAAGTGGCCTGCTCAGCGTGGCCGCGGGCAGTGGCTACTGGCGCGAGAACGCGCCACAGCTCAAGCGCATCGTGCCGTACTTCTGGTTCTTGCTGGTGCCACTGGCCACCAAGCTGTGTGGTTACTTCCCGGGCCGTCGCCTGAAGAAAGTAGGCGACTTGCCGAAAGGCGTCATCCTGCAATGGCGCCGCTGGTGCCTGAACCCGCGCTACAGCGTGGGTGTGGAGGGCGAGTCCGCGCGGCAAAGTTATGCAAATGTGCAGTTCCCGGTGCTGGCCCTGTCCATCACCGATGACGAACTCATGACCCTGCGTGGCACGCACAGTCTGGTCAACCTGTACGCCAACGCGCCGCGCGAAGTGCTTAGCATTGCGCCCGCCGATGTGGCCGCACGCCGCCTGGGCCACTTCGGCCCCTTCCGCCCCGAGCAGGCTTCACAACTCTGGCCGCGCCTGAATCAGTGGCTGGGCGGCCTTTCCGCGAGAACCGCAACAGCATGA
- a CDS encoding 3-hydroxyacyl-CoA dehydrogenase/enoyl-CoA hydratase family protein, giving the protein MSRFVVKKVAVLGAGVMGAQIAAHLVNVKVPVVLFDLPAKEGPKNGIVIRAIDGLKKLKPAPLGVADDAALIGQANYEEHLEQLRDCDLIIEAIAERMDWKLDLYKKIAPFVAPHAIVASNTSGLSITKLSEALPEEIKPRFCGIHFFNPPRYMALVELINTPTTAPEHLDALEAFVTSNLGKGVVRAKDSPNFIANRVGIAGMLTTMKEVQNFGLTFDVVDDLTGKKLGRASSGTFRTADVVGLDTMAHVIKTLQDTLSIETDPFYESFATPEVLKTLLEMGNLGQKTKAGFFKKVGRDVLRFDLKSKDYVAAGQKADEVYGRMLKKPAAERLKLLRNAEGKEGQFLWAILRNSFHYAAVHLASIADNARDVDFCMRWGFGMKQGPFELWQEAGWLEVANMVKEDIDAGKALCKAPLPDWVFKGPVADAGGVHTPAGSWNPTTGTFAPVRKLPVYERQHFPESVLGSNAPAAETAGKTISEDESIRLWTLDGEVLIASIKTKMHAIGGGVIEGLLQAQELAEKDYKGLVIWSPDEMFSAGADLQGMMPAFIMGGAKAIEGAEAELQNAMLKLRYSNVPVISAVRGLALGGGCELAVYSSKRVVAMESYIGLVEVGVGLVPGAGGLTYIARRAAENMALSTSKDVLPFLTEGFTAAAMAKVGTSALESRKLGYLLDSDIVVAHKDELLFVAINEAKAMYTGGYRAPHKRSFPVAGRSGIATIRAQLVNMRDGGFISAHDFHIGLMIAEVVCGGQVDAGTLVTEEYLMAMERKAFTSLLTHPKTQERIMGMMSTGKPVRN; this is encoded by the coding sequence ATGTCCCGTTTTGTAGTCAAAAAAGTCGCGGTGCTGGGCGCCGGCGTGATGGGTGCGCAAATCGCTGCCCATCTGGTCAATGTCAAGGTGCCGGTGGTCCTGTTCGACCTGCCTGCCAAGGAAGGCCCCAAGAACGGCATCGTGATCCGCGCGATTGACGGGCTCAAGAAACTCAAGCCCGCCCCGCTGGGTGTGGCCGATGATGCTGCGCTGATTGGCCAGGCCAATTACGAAGAGCATCTGGAGCAACTGCGCGACTGTGACCTCATCATCGAGGCGATTGCCGAACGCATGGACTGGAAGCTCGATCTCTACAAGAAGATCGCTCCGTTTGTGGCACCACATGCCATCGTCGCGTCCAACACCTCCGGCCTGTCAATCACCAAACTCTCCGAGGCGTTGCCCGAAGAGATCAAACCACGCTTTTGTGGTATTCATTTCTTCAACCCACCCCGCTACATGGCACTGGTGGAGTTGATCAACACCCCTACCACTGCGCCCGAACACCTGGACGCGCTGGAAGCCTTTGTGACCAGCAATCTGGGCAAGGGCGTGGTCCGCGCCAAAGACTCTCCGAACTTCATTGCCAACCGCGTCGGTATCGCCGGCATGTTGACCACGATGAAAGAGGTGCAGAACTTCGGCCTGACCTTTGACGTGGTCGATGACCTGACCGGCAAGAAGCTGGGCCGTGCATCCTCCGGCACCTTCCGCACAGCAGACGTGGTGGGTCTGGACACCATGGCCCACGTGATCAAGACATTGCAAGATACGCTGTCGATCGAGACCGATCCGTTCTACGAAAGTTTTGCGACGCCTGAAGTACTGAAGACTTTGCTGGAGATGGGCAACTTGGGTCAGAAGACCAAGGCCGGTTTCTTCAAGAAGGTCGGCCGTGATGTGCTGCGTTTTGATTTGAAGTCCAAGGACTACGTGGCCGCTGGCCAGAAGGCTGACGAGGTTTATGGCCGCATGCTCAAGAAGCCTGCCGCCGAGCGCCTGAAACTGCTGCGCAACGCTGAAGGCAAAGAAGGCCAATTCCTCTGGGCCATCTTGCGTAACAGCTTCCATTACGCGGCTGTGCATCTGGCGTCGATTGCCGACAACGCCCGCGATGTGGACTTCTGCATGCGCTGGGGCTTTGGCATGAAGCAAGGCCCGTTCGAGCTGTGGCAAGAAGCCGGTTGGCTGGAAGTGGCCAACATGGTCAAGGAAGATATCGATGCCGGTAAAGCGCTGTGCAAGGCACCGCTGCCCGATTGGGTGTTCAAGGGCCCCGTGGCCGACGCCGGTGGTGTGCACACGCCTGCCGGTTCGTGGAACCCGACGACGGGTACCTTTGCGCCTGTGCGCAAGCTCCCCGTCTACGAGCGCCAGCATTTCCCCGAGAGCGTGCTGGGTTCCAACGCACCTGCCGCTGAAACCGCAGGCAAGACGATCTCCGAAGACGAATCCATCCGCCTGTGGACGCTGGACGGCGAAGTTCTGATTGCCAGCATCAAGACCAAGATGCACGCCATCGGTGGCGGCGTGATCGAAGGCCTGCTGCAAGCGCAAGAGCTGGCCGAGAAAGATTACAAGGGCCTGGTGATCTGGTCGCCGGATGAGATGTTCTCCGCCGGTGCCGATCTGCAAGGCATGATGCCCGCGTTCATCATGGGTGGCGCGAAAGCGATTGAAGGCGCAGAAGCCGAGCTGCAAAACGCGATGCTCAAGCTGCGCTATTCCAACGTGCCCGTGATCTCTGCAGTGCGTGGTCTGGCGCTGGGCGGTGGCTGCGAGCTGGCGGTTTACTCCAGCAAGCGCGTCGTCGCGATGGAAAGCTACATCGGTCTGGTGGAAGTGGGCGTGGGCTTGGTGCCCGGCGCTGGCGGCCTGACCTATATCGCACGCCGTGCTGCCGAAAACATGGCGCTGTCCACGTCCAAGGACGTGTTGCCTTTCCTGACTGAAGGCTTCACCGCCGCGGCGATGGCCAAGGTCGGCACCAGCGCGCTGGAATCCCGCAAGTTGGGTTACCTGTTGGACAGCGATATCGTTGTGGCCCACAAGGACGAGCTGCTGTTCGTCGCCATCAACGAGGCCAAGGCCATGTACACCGGCGGCTACCGTGCGCCGCACAAGCGCAGCTTCCCGGTCGCAGGCCGCAGTGGCATCGCCACGATCCGCGCCCAACTGGTCAACATGCGTGACGGCGGTTTCATCAGCGCGCACGACTTTCATATCGGCCTCATGATCGCTGAAGTGGTGTGTGGCGGTCAGGTCGATGCGGGCACGTTGGTGACCGAGGAATACCTGATGGCGATGGAACGCAAGGCGTTCACCTCGCTGCTGACCCACCCCAAGACGCAAGAGCGCATCATGGGCATGATGTCCACCGGCAAGCCGGTTCGTAACTGA
- the slmA gene encoding nucleoid occlusion factor SlmA — protein MPDALPTPSSDPDAVEAPIRKRPKPGERRVQILQTLASMLEQPGGDRITTAALAARLDVSEAALYRHFASKAQMFEGLIDFIEQTVFSLVNQIVEREQVAGAGATDVGTRQAAKVIGMLVQFAEKNPGMARVMVGDALVFENERLQQRMNQFFDKLEATLKQCLRDGAVAGATPTADAQVRAAVLSAFAVGRLQRFVRSGFKRLPSEHLESSLHLLLG, from the coding sequence ATGCCAGACGCCTTGCCAACCCCATCCTCTGATCCCGACGCTGTTGAGGCGCCCATCCGCAAACGTCCCAAACCGGGTGAGCGCAGGGTGCAGATCTTGCAAACCCTGGCCAGCATGCTGGAACAACCTGGCGGGGACCGTATCACCACGGCGGCGCTGGCCGCCCGCCTGGACGTGAGTGAGGCCGCGTTGTACCGGCACTTTGCCAGCAAGGCCCAGATGTTCGAGGGTCTGATCGATTTCATCGAACAAACCGTGTTCTCGCTGGTCAACCAGATTGTTGAGCGTGAGCAGGTTGCCGGCGCTGGCGCAACCGATGTAGGGACACGACAGGCAGCCAAGGTCATTGGCATGCTGGTGCAGTTCGCCGAAAAAAATCCCGGCATGGCACGTGTCATGGTGGGCGACGCGCTGGTGTTCGAGAACGAGCGCCTGCAACAGCGCATGAACCAGTTTTTTGACAAGCTGGAGGCCACCCTCAAGCAGTGCCTGCGTGATGGCGCGGTCGCTGGGGCTACGCCCACTGCGGATGCCCAGGTGCGTGCCGCTGTGTTGTCGGCTTTTGCGGTGGGGCGTTTGCAGCGCTTTGTGCGCTCCGGTTTCAAGCGTTTGCCGTCGGAGCACCTGGAGTCCAGCTTGCATTTGCTTCTCGGGTAA